In Priestia megaterium NBRC 15308 = ATCC 14581, the following proteins share a genomic window:
- a CDS encoding precorrin-8X methylmutase, translated as MDFRTEFKPLTVQPQQIEGKSFEMITEELGSHPFTDEQYPIVQRVIHASADFELGRSMLFHPDAIQAGIKAIRSGKQVVADVQMVQVGTNKQRIEKHGGEIKVYISDPDVMEEAKRLNTTRAIISMRKAIKEADGGIFAIGNAPTALLELIRLIKEGEAKPGLVIGLPVGFVSAAESKEELAKLDVPFITNIGRKGGSTVTVAALNAISILADQV; from the coding sequence ATGGATTTTCGTACAGAATTTAAACCGTTAACTGTTCAGCCTCAGCAAATAGAAGGAAAAAGTTTTGAGATGATTACAGAAGAGCTTGGGTCTCATCCGTTTACAGACGAACAGTACCCAATTGTTCAGCGCGTAATTCATGCGTCTGCAGACTTTGAGCTTGGACGCAGCATGCTGTTTCATCCGGATGCGATTCAAGCAGGAATTAAAGCTATTCGCAGCGGCAAGCAAGTGGTTGCAGATGTACAAATGGTGCAAGTAGGAACAAACAAGCAGCGAATTGAAAAACACGGCGGTGAAATCAAAGTTTATATTTCAGATCCGGACGTAATGGAAGAAGCAAAGCGCTTAAATACAACGCGTGCAATTATTTCTATGCGAAAAGCCATCAAAGAAGCAGACGGTGGAATTTTTGCAATTGGGAACGCACCCACAGCTTTACTTGAATTAATTCGTTTGATTAAAGAAGGAGAAGCGAAGCCTGGGCTTGTTATTGGTCTGCCGGTAGGATTTGTTTCAGCAGCTGAATCTAAAGAAGAACTTGCAAAACTTGACGTGCCGTTTATTACAAACATCGGGCGAAAAGGCGGCAGTACGGTAACGGTTGCTGCATTAAATGCAATTTCAATTCTTGCAGATCAGGTGTAA
- a CDS encoding cobalt-precorrin-5B (C(1))-methyltransferase, whose translation MKEVPKEPKKLREGYTTGACATAATRAALLTLISGEVQDESTIYLPVGRFATFHLEECEYRTSSAVASIIKDAGDDPDATHGALIISEVSWCNGAGIIIDGGVGVGRVTKPGLPVPVGEAAINPVPRKMLKETAEQLLAQYNIQKGVKIVISVPQGEEMAKKTLNARLGILGGISILGTRGIVVPFSTAAYKASIVQAISVAKASNCEHVVITTGGRSEKYGMKQFPDLPEEAFIEMGDFVGFTLKQCKKQGMKKVSLVGMMGKFSKVAQGVMMVHSKSAPIDFNFLAKAASESGASAELVEEIKGANTASQVGDLMTQSGHHQFFEKLCEYCCLSALKEVGDGIDVDTSLYTLKGDFLGQAVQHGN comes from the coding sequence ATGAAGGAAGTACCAAAAGAACCTAAGAAACTCAGAGAAGGCTATACGACGGGCGCTTGTGCAACGGCAGCTACGAGAGCAGCTCTGCTTACGCTAATTTCAGGAGAAGTGCAAGATGAGTCAACGATTTACCTACCTGTCGGCCGCTTTGCTACGTTTCATCTTGAAGAATGCGAGTATCGTACAAGCAGCGCTGTAGCTAGCATCATTAAAGATGCTGGAGATGATCCCGATGCCACGCACGGAGCGCTGATTATTTCTGAAGTTTCGTGGTGTAATGGTGCAGGCATTATCATTGATGGAGGAGTGGGAGTAGGGCGTGTGACAAAGCCCGGCCTCCCGGTTCCTGTCGGTGAAGCAGCCATTAACCCTGTTCCAAGAAAGATGCTGAAAGAAACGGCTGAACAGCTTTTAGCCCAATACAATATACAAAAAGGCGTTAAGATTGTCATCTCGGTTCCTCAGGGAGAAGAAATGGCGAAAAAGACATTAAATGCGCGTCTAGGTATTTTAGGAGGCATTTCGATACTGGGGACGCGGGGGATTGTCGTTCCGTTCTCAACAGCTGCTTATAAAGCAAGCATCGTGCAGGCAATCAGCGTTGCTAAAGCAAGTAATTGTGAGCACGTCGTCATTACGACAGGGGGCCGAAGCGAAAAGTATGGAATGAAACAGTTCCCAGATCTTCCGGAAGAAGCATTTATCGAAATGGGAGATTTTGTTGGATTTACGTTAAAACAATGTAAAAAGCAAGGAATGAAAAAAGTATCGCTCGTAGGCATGATGGGAAAGTTTTCAAAAGTCGCGCAAGGCGTTATGATGGTTCATTCAAAAAGTGCACCCATTGATTTTAATTTTTTAGCAAAAGCAGCTTCTGAGTCAGGCGCTTCTGCTGAACTGGTAGAGGAAATAAAAGGTGCAAACACAGCTTCTCAAGTGGGAGATTTAATGACACAAAGCGGTCATCATCAGTTTTTTGAAAAACTGTGCGAGTACTGCTGTTTATCAGCGTTAAAGGAAGTAGGGGACGGAATCGATGTCGATACGTCTCTTTACACATTAAAAGGAGATTTTTTAGGACAGGCGGTGCAACATGGCAATTAA
- the cobK gene encoding precorrin-6A reductase, with amino-acid sequence MILLLAGTSDARALAVQVKKAGHEVTATVVTENAAIELQRAEVKVKIGRLKKEDMMDFVNEHRVKAIVDASHPFAEEASKNAIGAAAETAIPYIRYERASQAFAYDNMTMVSTYEEAAEVAAEKKGVIMLTTGSKTLQVFTEKLLPLSDVRLVARMLPRLDNMEKCQQLGFPQKNIIAIQGPFTKEFDRALYKQYGVTVMVTKESGKVGSVDEKVEAAKELGLDIIMIGRPKIEYGTVYSTFEEVVHALVNQTRS; translated from the coding sequence ATGATTTTATTGTTAGCCGGAACTAGCGATGCACGTGCATTAGCCGTGCAAGTGAAAAAAGCAGGTCATGAGGTTACGGCAACGGTTGTAACCGAAAACGCAGCTATCGAATTACAGCGTGCAGAAGTGAAAGTGAAAATTGGACGTCTCAAAAAAGAAGATATGATGGATTTTGTAAACGAACATCGTGTAAAAGCTATTGTGGATGCAAGTCATCCTTTTGCAGAAGAAGCATCTAAAAATGCTATCGGCGCGGCTGCTGAAACAGCGATTCCTTACATACGCTATGAGCGGGCTTCGCAGGCTTTTGCCTATGATAATATGACGATGGTTTCTACGTATGAAGAAGCAGCAGAAGTAGCAGCTGAGAAAAAAGGAGTTATTATGCTGACAACAGGCAGCAAAACGCTGCAGGTTTTTACAGAAAAGCTGCTTCCTCTTTCAGATGTACGGCTTGTTGCTCGTATGCTTCCAAGGCTGGATAATATGGAAAAGTGCCAGCAATTAGGATTTCCGCAAAAAAATATTATTGCTATTCAAGGGCCTTTTACAAAAGAGTTTGATCGAGCACTGTATAAGCAATACGGAGTGACGGTCATGGTCACAAAAGAAAGCGGAAAAGTTGGATCTGTGGATGAAAAAGTGGAAGCAGCCAAAGAGTTAGGCTTAGATATTATTATGATTGGGCGACCGAAAATTGAGTATGGGACCGTGTATTCCACTTTTGAAGAAGTGGTTCATGCTTTAGTAAACCAAACTAGGAGTTGA
- a CDS encoding bifunctional cobalt-precorrin-7 (C(5))-methyltransferase/cobalt-precorrin-6B (C(15))-methyltransferase → MAIKIIGIGDDGKLSLLPMYEKWIYESDVLVGGKRHLDFFQDFKGEKVAIEGGLSSLVERLKNEEGNAVVLASGDPLFYGIGSYLSTKLDVEIYPYLSSIQLAFSRLKERWQDAYFTSVHGRSIKGLAQRIDGYRTVAILTDEQNSPSALANYLLSFGMTEYKMFVAENLGGKTERCQLLSLEEAANQLFSPLNVVILKQIEKSPVWPLGIEDDEFIQRKPDKGLITKKEVRTLSISALQLKKDSVVWDIGTCTGSVAIEAAKIAREGQIFAVEKNEADLENCRENLAKFRVDAHTVHGKAPEGLNEFADPDAVFIGGTAGGMETILDVCCSRLNSEGRIVLNAVTIENLAEAMKAFKERGFETAVTLAQISRSKPILHLTRFDALNPIYIITAQKGE, encoded by the coding sequence ATGGCAATTAAAATTATTGGAATTGGTGACGACGGAAAGTTAAGTTTGCTTCCTATGTATGAAAAGTGGATTTATGAAAGCGATGTGCTAGTTGGAGGTAAGCGTCACCTTGATTTTTTTCAAGATTTCAAAGGAGAAAAAGTGGCGATTGAAGGAGGGCTTTCTTCTCTTGTTGAACGTTTAAAAAACGAAGAAGGAAATGCGGTTGTGTTAGCCTCAGGTGATCCGTTATTTTACGGAATAGGAAGCTATCTTTCTACGAAGCTAGACGTTGAAATATACCCTTATTTAAGTTCTATTCAGCTTGCATTCTCACGCCTAAAGGAGCGATGGCAAGACGCTTATTTTACAAGCGTGCACGGCAGGAGCATAAAAGGGCTGGCTCAGCGCATTGACGGCTATAGAACAGTGGCGATTCTAACCGATGAGCAAAATTCTCCTAGTGCTCTGGCAAACTACTTATTGTCATTTGGCATGACAGAATACAAGATGTTTGTAGCAGAGAATTTAGGTGGGAAAACGGAGCGCTGTCAGCTGCTTTCGCTGGAAGAAGCGGCGAATCAACTCTTTTCTCCGCTTAATGTCGTGATATTAAAACAGATAGAAAAAAGCCCAGTTTGGCCTCTTGGAATAGAAGATGATGAATTTATTCAACGCAAGCCGGATAAAGGACTTATCACTAAAAAAGAAGTTCGTACACTTAGTATTAGCGCCCTGCAGCTAAAGAAAGACAGCGTCGTGTGGGATATCGGAACATGTACAGGTTCAGTGGCAATTGAAGCGGCTAAAATTGCGCGTGAAGGACAAATTTTTGCTGTGGAAAAAAATGAAGCAGACTTAGAAAATTGCAGGGAAAATCTAGCGAAATTTCGGGTTGATGCCCACACTGTGCACGGAAAAGCACCAGAAGGACTAAATGAGTTTGCTGATCCTGATGCAGTGTTTATTGGAGGGACAGCAGGAGGCATGGAAACCATTTTGGACGTGTGCTGCAGCCGCTTAAATTCAGAAGGACGTATCGTATTAAACGCCGTGACAATTGAAAATTTAGCAGAAGCGATGAAAGCTTTTAAAGAGCGAGGATTTGAGACTGCTGTTACCCTTGCACAAATTTCAAGGAGCAAGCCAATTTTACATTTAACACGCTTTGATGCTTTAAACCCTATTTATATTATTACAGCTCAAAAAGGAGAATGA